AATAGTTTTATGTGTATTATGATAATACACAGTATaagccttttcattttctttttataggAAACCTTTTCCCCGAAGGATTTTGTTACATCTTGAGTGTCCCAGATGAACAAAGCACTTACCTATATGTAgtctcttcctttctgtgttgGGAAGAGATTGATTTAGTAAATTAGCTTCAGTGAGCAGACTAGGGTGTGCTTACATGCCTCTTTTATGTTGGTTGGTACTACAGTagggaaatgcttatttttagtgGAGTTAGTAAAATAGCACAGTTTTCTACACTTTTCAACAGTTCAGCAAGAAAGGTGTTCTTTAGAGGTAAGAACCTTACTTTAAGCTAACAAGCTGAAGCTGGCTTTTTTTAGACCACAGTTCCTAAGAATGCaggtgttttaatttaaaaaaaaaaaagtgaagttgctCAACTTCCACATTTGTGTAACCCTACGTTTGACTGACACACGAGCTTTAAGGAGTTGACAGAGGTTCTTTTCACCGAGCAAGCGGTCAACCTCGGAGTGTTCTGTCGGCAGGTGAGCAGCAGTTCTGTGGTGCGAGGTAAGATGGAGCTGTGGCCCTTCTTGTCGTTATTTTATTGCTGCGAACACAAAGGGCTTTTAGACCTGGCGTAGGGAACCGGGAGGTCTTAACTGTGGTTTCTGGATGGGGGCAGTGATGGGCATCTGTAATAAAAGATgctggcagcagagagcaggacgTTTGCTTTCACGTTGTGAGTAACTTGGAGGTGTTGCCAAGCGAGTGCAGTTTGCAAGATGTGCAGAAATACCAGGGTAGGAAGTTTGTAGCAGACTGgtattttcttatcttttaacATTCCACCCCCAAATTTGAGAAGAAAGTTGCTATTCCTGCTTTGGTGGAAAAAGTCAACGTAACTTGAGTAAGAAAAAGGGGCATTTTTTCAAAGCTGCTTCTGGTTATGAAAATGTCGTAAAGTTCACTCAGTTCTAGCTGCTGCAAAAACAATACTGTGGGTGCTTTATTAGTTATTAAGTATACTCTGCCCTTTTGAAAGAAGACTGCACGTTTATCAAAGTGTAGTGAAAATGCACATGAGTGCACGGAAACGGGGAAGTAGGACTCATGCTGAGTATTGCCAGGTTTGCTGCTGTGGCTTTGTGTCAGCTTGTATAAGATGTCTGAAAAATTGATAAAAACTAAATAAAGTCCGTGAGTTAAAAGAGGGCAGCAGGTTTGTTTTGCTCTAGTGTGTGTGTacgtatatgtatataaatattttttcccccttgcctCCTTTTAGCTTCTCTTAATGTTCATTAGTGTTTGGAGAGAATGGGAGGTGGTTCCTCAAAACCCAAAGcaggtattttcttttaaagaattttcttaGGTGCAATATTCTTGCCTAAGCTGATACTGCCCTGACTCAGAAAGGGCTGCTGTGGGGGAAGCTTAGCAGCAGATGTGTGCATTTGGGGAGGAACTGCACGGCTGCCAAAGGCTGCTGTGGGACTAATAATATGAAGAACTAAATTTTTGTCTCTGGTGTTTCTAGTTTCAGCCCTCTGATAGAGAAATGTTATACCTACAATAATACTTACTTGGATAGGCACCTGCCTCTGTGTAGTTCTTATTGCTTGTAATATTACTGGAGAAATTAACAGGTTTCAAaaacagttttgtattttttttctattcagttcCAGTTACACCAGAACCCATTTCCACTACTGTCACTGTACATACCACTGTATATACCTCTGCGACTGACTTAAAATCTTCAGAAGTCAAATGCTGGATTGATAAGTAAATGTTCCACCTTTACTTCCTGACCTCAAGCACAGAGACTGCAGACTCCTCCTGTAAGGGAGGAGTTATATGTAATTCATCTTATGTCTTGGGGTTTTAAAAGGTTGCTTAGAATTTCCTAGTCTGTGTACTATATATTTAATTCAAAGTGATGCTTAATGCAGATAAACACCCTTTAGTCTCATGGGGCTTGAGATAAATGATGTATTACTGTTCATAGAGTTTGGTGAATTTGAGCATTACTGATTCTTCAACACCTCTGTTAAAACTGGGGATTCTGACACTATTTTCTGTGTATCAACAGCCATGAAATACTCTACATATTGCTAGCCTTTATCTCTGGCATCCTGTCAACTCTTCTGGTTTTTGCAATCATCTACCTCTTCAGAAGAAGTAAGTGATGCAGTAGAGGGAATAACAAACAGCAGCTTGACCACCCAGACCTGGTGGCAGAGAAGTGCTTTAACATCTCCTGCTGCCCGTCTTCACGTGTGTGGTGCCAAGTTTCCTGCTCTCCGGGCTGCGCCTGACAGCACTGGGGTTTCACAGTAACTTCTGCGGATTATGTCTTCCCTGAATAATTAATGTATTGATGGAGAGGTCACTGCTGGCAGTAACTCCTCACGAATCATCCCAAGGGCTGTTTTCACAAAAGAGTTCACTTCAGCACTGATGagttgtgggttttgttggttgggtttggtttggggtttttttgtcccaACACCGGTCACACAGGATTCTCGCCAAATGAATTAGTTGCTCTCATCCAGCAAGTGggcagggacttgggctgccaAGCTGCTCGCTTTGCAGTGAAGGGCTGTGACAGATTTTTACAAGCCACGTCTAAGCCCCACGCGTTCTGGTGCCGCTCTGTTGCCCCACTCTTGTGCCTCTTGCTCCGCTGTCTCCAAACGCGGTGCAGACAGCTGAGACTGGTATCCCTCTCCCTCCTAGAGTGTAAAAGATCCCACCAGAACTTACAGGAGCCAGTCCCCTCCCTGACAGGGACTGAGGAATCTGCTAAAAACATCCAGGTAAAGGTCACAACTATTATTTCTAATACTTTATGCAGAAACCTCATCTTCTTGATAGGATGGTAAATGctaatttggggggggggaggaaagaggTTTGCTCTTGCAGGGCTCAAGTGTTTGTCGACAGTTCTTTTGACTAAGGAAAAGTGCTTTCTTTTGTGATCCAAGGCTTCAGCTTGTGTTTATAGTAGTCCAGGGAGTTACCTGAGGAGGTACGTGGACAGTAAGAGGAAAGATATTCCTTCTCTGTCATCACAGGGCTCAAATGCCATGTTCTCCACATATTTCAAGGATTCCGGGGCTTAACCCCTAATTAAACAGGTTAGGGGAAATCTTTTTAAAGGGCAAGCATTTCTGCGGTTTTCCTTCGTGATACTGATTCTTTGGAAGCCCCTAATGCAGAGTTGGCCCAGGATCCTGCGCTGGCCTAACAGCTGGTCTGATCCAGCATGTGCAGGGACAGACTGTGACTGCTTATGGTGTGTAGCGCTGAGGACAAATTAAAAGCAGGAAATTCATGCTGAGATGCGATGCTTGCACATTCTCTAATGTTTGCGGCTTCTTTCACATCCCCAGAATGAGGTTGCCTACACCACTCTGGCCTTCCAGCGGAACCAGACACCAGTGGTTGTGTCATGACGAAGTTTCTGGTGAAATGAAGACGGTTGCGCTTTCTGAACATCAAACTCTACCAGAAAGTTGCGTCAAGGCCTATAGTGCCCTGAGAAATGCCAGCACTGCCGTATGTAACATCAGCTCATTTTATAGTTATAAGGGGAAACTAATGCCTCCTATTCCAAACTGCTTGCCATCGGTTGTGGACAAATTGTTTTTTATACCGTATTTCCTCATCTGTGGAAATCTCACTGCACTTGTAAAGATTCCATTTGTGTGTTTGCTATTGCTTTGAACTACcaaagagaactgaaaaatgGAAACGTTACTCTGTGCCTATTCATGTCTGTACCCTTATGTTTCCCTTTTCTGTCACTAACTATAGCAATCTTCTTGTTTTTTGATTGCCAAACACTCTGATTAGTTATTTGCTGCTTATTGAAGTTATGATAATGGCATGTTTGTATGCAATGTCTGCTTCCTGATTGGGTCACATAAAAGAAATGCACAGTGACTGTGACAGAAGTTCTGGAAGTGTTCATTCATATGTTATTACCCATAATGTTCTAAATACATTGTGAAGAGTTAAAAATCATCCCCTTTTCATAAACTGGGGAATAAGTTACCACTAGTGACTCAGCCTTAGCAGCCCCAGAGAAGCTTCTCTGCATGTTCCTGTGCCCACGGATGGGAGGTTTGCTGTCCAAGTGCAGTGATCTCCGTCTGTCATTCAACGCTTCTCCTGCAAGGCTGAATCGGAGCGAAGTTTCCTGCTTCCTCAGCCCTCTGGGCTTCAGAAGTCTCCTTGTTTCTGGTCACTGGAGAGTGTCAGATTCCTGCAGGTATTTATCTTTTCTGAAAACGCAGATGTTGCTGATTCACAGGCTTAAACCTGtcaaggaattggctggacagtgacactcagagttgtggtcaatggctcgatgtccaagtgcagaACAGTGATGAGTGCTGTCCTCAGGGGTCGGGATTGGGACCGGCTCTGTTTAACATCATTGTTGGGGACATGGATAGTGagattgaggcaccctcagcatgttcaccgacaccgagctgtgtggtgcagccgACACGctgagggaaaggatgtgccatccagagggacctagacaggctggaaaggtgggacgtgcaaacctcatggagttcaacaaggccgagtgcaaggtcctgcctgTGGGTCggggcagtcccaagcacaaacacaggctgggtgaggagcggatggagagcagccccaagggaaaggacttgggggtgttagtgggtggaaaactgactgtgagccagcaacgtgtgctcgcagcccagaaagccaaccgtggaagaaattcttccctgtgagggtggtgaggccctggcacaggttgcccagagaagctgtggctgccccctccctggaagggttcaaggccaggttggacggggctttgggcaacctgggctagtggcaggtgtccctacctggggcaggggggtgggactggatgggctttaaggtcccttccaacccaaaccatcctgtgagtCTCTGATTCTGTGTTTGCACATGTGCGTTGTAAACACCTCTAAGAGAATCTCTTAGGCAGGACAAGCGCCTTGGGTCCTGCGGCCTCCCCCGCGCTGCAGCTGAAGACAGCGAGAGGCTTCAGAGGACTGAGACTGGATGTGCCAGCTGATGGCAGCACGCAGCCGCAGATGGGCAGCTGGATTTAGCTCAGCTTAGATGTGGTGGGTTTGGTGGCTTTCCAAGGAGCGCTCAGCAGAGCGGTGGCTCCTCCTCTGCCACTCTGTGGGGCTGACTGACTGCAGAAGCTGGGGAGGTCCAGGGGACCACTGAAAAGCAGGTGCACAAACACTGTTACATTCTGAAATCTGGCTTGAGAGGCATCGTGGCGGGGGCTGCTGGCTGTTTTACAGGGTCAGGAGTAGAACTTGCTGTCTTCGTTTTGCTGTTATCTGCACTCATCTCAGTCATGGCAGTTTCTTCAAGCACTATCTAATAGAGAAAACACCATAGTACTCTCTAAATGCGCAGTTGCGGAGAGGTTCGTGAAGGATGATTGTGGTTGGCacacaattattatttttttaattaataataatgttaCTCTGCTGCCTAACAGCAACTGAGAAATAAGAAGGCCTGAAAATTCACCTGGCTTGCACAGGTGTAACTTCATACCAACAAGCACGTTACTACCTTCCTGTGTTGGAAGTTCAAGAAAAGGTGACTCAGCACAGGCTTCCCCCCCAGCTCCAAGACCAACTAGGATGTTGTTTTCATGTAGATGTTTCCTCACTGTGAATTTTA
The sequence above is a segment of the Strix uralensis isolate ZFMK-TIS-50842 chromosome 24, bStrUra1, whole genome shotgun sequence genome. Coding sequences within it:
- the C24H1orf162 gene encoding transmembrane protein C1orf162 homolog, translating into MGGGSSKPKAVPVTPEPISTTVTVHTTVYTSATDLKSSEVKCWIDNHEILYILLAFISGILSTLLVFAIIYLFRRKCKRSHQNLQEPVPSLTGTEESAKNIQNEVAYTTLAFQRNQTPVVVS